The Mauremys mutica isolate MM-2020 ecotype Southern chromosome 1, ASM2049712v1, whole genome shotgun sequence genome has a segment encoding these proteins:
- the LOC123373537 gene encoding olfactory receptor 52E4-like — protein sequence MSDSNRTDFTNPSTFILLGIPGLEAAHIWISIPFCAMYTIAVLGNFTILFIVKREPSLHGPMFFFLCMLAFSDLVLSTSTLPKLLSIFWFNSREISFSACLTQMYFVHSFSGMESGILVAMAFDRFVAICNPLRYSTILTNSVVAKIGLAVVLRSGILALPYPLLARRWPYCRTNIIPNFYCGHISVVKLACADIHISSYYGLFDLLSVIGMDVFFIAVSYTKILRAIFRLPTKDARLKTFGTCISHLCAISALYIPDLFSSLMYRFGHNVPLHFLILIASVYHLFPPVLHPIIYGVRTKQIRGRLLQLFTHKKT from the coding sequence ATGTCAGATTCTAACAgaaccgacttcaccaaccctTCCACATTTATCctactgggcattcctggcctagaggcagcccatatctggatctccatcccaTTCTGTGCCATGTACACCATAGCCgtgttggggaacttcaccatcctgttcatcgtgaagagggagcccagcctccatgggcccatgttcTTTTTCCTATGCATGCTGGCCTTCAGCGACCTGGTCCTGTCCACATCCACCCTACCCAaactgctgagcatcttctggttcaattccagagagatcagtttcagtgcctgcctcacccagatgtactttgtTCACTCTTTCTCAGGGATGGAGTCTGGAATCCTagtggccatggcttttgatcgctttGTGGCCATCTGCAATCCTCTGAGATATTCCACAATCCTGACAAACTCTGTTGTGGCCAAGATAGGCCTCGCGGTGGTACTGCGTAGTGGCATACTCGCATTACCCTATCCCTTATTGGCGAggcggtggccatattgcagaaccaacatcatcccaaACTTCTATTGTGGGCATATAtctgtggtgaagctggcctgcgctgacatccacatcagtagttactatggcctaTTTGATCTTCTCTCTGTGATCGGAatggatgtgttttttatcgCCGTGTCCTATACAAAGATCCTCCGGGCCATCTTCCGCCTTCCCACAAAGGATGCCCGACTTaaaacttttgggacctgcatctctcatctttgtgccatctcagCTTTGTACATCCCAGATTTATTCTCCTCCCTCATGTACCggtttggccacaatgtgccACTTCACTTCCTCATTCTCATTGCCAGTGTGTACCACTTGTTTCCCCCTGTGCTGCACCCCATCAtttatggggtgaggaccaaacagatccggggcaggctgcTCCAACTCTTTACTCATAAAAAGACCTAA